One window of Curtobacterium sp. 458 genomic DNA carries:
- a CDS encoding acyl-CoA thioesterase II: MSEPDFLRTLRLDDTGASTGETILTGASHWSPNGRVFGGQVLAQCIVAAQATIDDRDIHSMHGYFLRPGDTELPITFGVERIHDGRSFATRRVQAYQRGVPIFSMIASFQRPDDGVEHQDPFPVDTPAPEDLPSAASILSAIDHPVARAWAERSIDLRHVEGPVFVDVEGERLPHQAVWFRVDGDLPEDPALHRAVLGYASDLSILEPVMRRHGVAWGTPGVKSASLDHAMWWHRDGRADDWILYTQESPSAQGGRGLAFGRMFSRDGRLLASVAQEGMMRVPR; this comes from the coding sequence GTGAGCGAACCGGACTTCCTGCGGACCCTGCGGCTCGACGACACCGGCGCGAGCACGGGTGAGACGATCCTGACCGGGGCCAGCCACTGGTCACCGAACGGCCGCGTCTTCGGTGGGCAGGTGCTCGCGCAGTGCATCGTCGCGGCACAGGCGACCATCGATGACCGCGACATCCACTCGATGCACGGGTACTTCCTCCGACCCGGTGACACCGAGCTCCCGATCACGTTCGGCGTCGAACGGATCCACGACGGCCGGTCGTTCGCGACCCGGCGGGTGCAGGCGTACCAGCGGGGCGTACCCATCTTCTCGATGATCGCCTCGTTCCAGCGGCCCGACGACGGCGTCGAGCACCAGGACCCGTTCCCGGTCGACACCCCGGCTCCGGAGGACCTGCCGTCGGCGGCCTCGATCCTGAGCGCGATCGACCACCCGGTCGCCCGAGCCTGGGCCGAGCGCTCGATCGACCTCCGGCACGTCGAGGGTCCGGTGTTCGTCGACGTGGAGGGCGAGCGTCTCCCCCACCAGGCCGTGTGGTTCCGGGTGGACGGCGACCTGCCGGAGGACCCGGCACTGCACCGCGCAGTCCTCGGGTACGCGAGCGACCTCTCGATCCTCGAGCCCGTGATGCGTCGCCACGGGGTGGCCTGGGGCACGCCCGGAGTGAAGAGCGCGAGCCTCGACCACGCGATGTGGTGGCACCGGGACGGCCGCGCCGACGACTGGATCCTCTACACGCAGGAGTCCCCGAGCGCGCAGGGCGGTCGGGGACTCGCGTTCGGCCGGATGTTCTCGCGCGACGGTCGGCTGCTGGCGAGCGTCGCGCAGGAGGGGATGATGCGCGTCCCGCGCTGA
- a CDS encoding single-stranded DNA-binding protein has product MNDTITICGIVATEPRHLVTDTGVAITSLRLASPSRRFDRATGVWTNGATNWFTVTAFRSLAANVHKSLKKGDRIVVTGRVRIRTWERDGRGGTSVEVDAEGIGHDLAWGISNWIRVPRQANEVAVSPVDSSRVDPQTGEVHGQHDPALPDDDPGVGPDDQSGTRAGDEPDVERLPDPAEADRHAAAILGEPAPGMGFATAGPAHALRPVGPDAEDVDGHEPEDPYVGGAAA; this is encoded by the coding sequence ATGAACGACACGATCACGATCTGCGGCATCGTCGCCACCGAACCCCGGCACCTGGTCACCGACACCGGCGTCGCCATCACGAGCCTCCGTCTGGCCTCACCGTCGCGCCGGTTCGACCGCGCCACCGGCGTCTGGACGAACGGCGCGACCAACTGGTTCACCGTCACGGCCTTCCGGTCGCTCGCGGCGAACGTCCACAAGTCCCTGAAGAAGGGCGACCGCATCGTGGTGACCGGCCGGGTGCGCATCCGCACGTGGGAGCGGGACGGTCGCGGCGGCACCTCGGTCGAGGTCGACGCCGAGGGCATCGGGCACGACCTCGCGTGGGGCATCAGCAACTGGATCCGTGTCCCGCGCCAGGCGAACGAGGTCGCGGTCTCGCCCGTGGACAGCTCGCGGGTGGACCCCCAGACGGGCGAGGTCCACGGCCAGCACGACCCGGCCCTGCCCGACGACGACCCGGGCGTCGGTCCGGACGACCAGTCTGGTACCCGCGCGGGCGACGAGCCCGACGTCGAGCGGCTCCCGGACCCGGCCGAGGCGGATCGACACGCGGCGGCGATACTCGGCGAGCCTGCACCAGGCATGGGCTTCGCCACCGCTGGTCCGGCCCACGCGCTCCGGCCGGTCGGGCCCGATGCGGAGGACGTCGACGGGCACGAGCCGGAGGACCCGTACGTCGGCGGGGCTGCGGCCTGA
- a CDS encoding globin produces the protein MTDDVAPTSTPRPGGVPAQPITLRVGEHGVSATGSLYDRIGGAPTFDRLVRRFYEGVQQDDVIWPMYPADDLEGAIWRLSAFLQQYWGGPGTYSEERGHPRLRMRHNPFRITPEARERWLHHMHEAVESLGLAPLDEAELWGYLDRAAHAMTNTFD, from the coding sequence ATGACCGACGACGTCGCCCCGACCAGCACGCCCCGCCCCGGTGGCGTACCCGCACAGCCGATCACCCTCCGCGTCGGTGAGCACGGCGTCTCGGCGACCGGCTCGCTGTACGACCGCATCGGCGGTGCGCCGACCTTCGACCGGCTCGTCCGGCGGTTCTACGAGGGTGTGCAGCAGGACGACGTCATCTGGCCGATGTACCCGGCCGACGACCTCGAGGGCGCGATCTGGCGGCTGTCGGCCTTCCTGCAGCAGTACTGGGGCGGTCCGGGCACCTACAGCGAGGAGCGCGGTCACCCGCGCCTCCGCATGCGGCACAACCCCTTCCGCATCACGCCGGAGGCCCGCGAGCGCTGGCTCCACCACATGCACGAGGCGGTCGAGTCGCTGGGGCTCGCGCCCCTCGACGAGGCCGAGCTCTGGGGCTACCTCGACCGCGCCGCGCACGCGATGACGAACACGTTCGACTGA
- the ettA gene encoding energy-dependent translational throttle protein EttA, whose amino-acid sequence MAEYIYQMVRARKSVGDKLILDDVTMSFLPGAKIGVVGPNGAGKSTILKIMAGLDQPSNGEAKLTPGFTVGILMQEPELDEDKTVLENVQQGVGEIHGKVVRFNEISALMAEPDADFDALLAEMGTLQEEIDAADAWDLDSQLEQAMAALQCPPGDEMVTHLSGGEKRRVALCKLLLQKPDLLLLDEPTNHLDAESVLWLEQHLQQYHGAVLAVTHDRYFLDHVAQWIAEVDRGRLYPYEGNYSTYLEKKRARLEVQGKKDAKLAKRLSSELDWVRSNQKGRQAKSKARLARYEEMVAEAERTRKLDFEEIVIPVGPRLGSQVIDAEKLHKQFGERVIIDDLSFTLPRNGIVGVIGPNGVGKTTLFKTIVGLEPLDGGTLKIGETVDISYVDQSRGGIDPNKNLWEVVSDGLDYIQVGKTEIPSRAYVSQFGFKGPDQQKKAGVLSGGERNRLNLALTLKQGGNLLLLDEPTNDLDVETLGSLENALLEYPGCAVVITHDRWFLDRIATHILAWEGLNEDGTPNWYWFEGNFEAYEENKIERLGADAAKPGRATYRKLTRD is encoded by the coding sequence ATGGCTGAGTACATCTACCAGATGGTCCGCGCCCGCAAGTCGGTCGGCGACAAGCTGATCCTCGACGACGTCACGATGTCGTTCCTCCCCGGCGCGAAGATCGGCGTCGTCGGGCCGAACGGTGCGGGCAAGTCGACGATCCTGAAGATCATGGCGGGTCTCGACCAGCCGTCCAACGGCGAGGCGAAGCTGACCCCCGGTTTCACCGTCGGCATCCTCATGCAGGAGCCCGAGCTGGACGAGGACAAGACCGTCCTCGAGAACGTCCAGCAGGGCGTCGGTGAGATCCACGGCAAGGTCGTCCGCTTCAACGAGATCTCCGCCCTCATGGCAGAGCCCGACGCGGACTTCGACGCGCTCCTCGCGGAGATGGGCACGCTGCAGGAGGAGATCGACGCCGCCGACGCGTGGGACCTCGACTCGCAGCTCGAGCAGGCCATGGCCGCGCTCCAGTGCCCCCCGGGGGACGAGATGGTCACCCACCTGTCCGGCGGTGAGAAGCGTCGCGTCGCCCTCTGCAAGCTCCTCCTGCAGAAGCCCGACCTGCTGCTCCTCGACGAGCCCACCAACCACCTCGACGCCGAGTCCGTGCTGTGGCTCGAGCAGCACCTGCAGCAGTACCACGGTGCCGTCCTCGCGGTCACCCACGACCGGTACTTCCTCGACCACGTCGCACAGTGGATCGCCGAGGTCGACCGCGGACGCCTGTACCCGTACGAGGGCAACTACTCGACGTACCTCGAGAAGAAGCGCGCCCGCCTCGAGGTCCAGGGCAAGAAGGACGCCAAGCTCGCGAAGCGACTGTCCTCGGAGCTCGACTGGGTGCGGAGCAACCAGAAGGGCCGTCAGGCGAAGTCGAAGGCTCGTCTCGCCCGCTACGAGGAGATGGTCGCCGAGGCCGAGCGCACGCGGAAGCTCGACTTCGAGGAGATCGTGATCCCGGTCGGGCCGCGCCTCGGCTCGCAGGTGATCGACGCCGAGAAGCTGCACAAGCAGTTCGGTGAGCGCGTCATCATCGACGACCTCTCCTTCACGCTGCCCCGCAACGGCATCGTGGGCGTCATCGGCCCGAACGGCGTCGGCAAGACCACGCTGTTCAAGACGATCGTCGGCCTCGAGCCGCTCGACGGCGGCACGCTGAAGATCGGTGAGACGGTCGACATCTCCTACGTCGACCAGAGCCGCGGCGGCATCGACCCGAACAAGAACCTGTGGGAGGTCGTGTCCGACGGGCTCGACTACATCCAGGTCGGCAAGACCGAGATCCCGTCGCGCGCCTACGTGTCGCAGTTCGGCTTCAAGGGCCCGGACCAGCAGAAGAAGGCCGGTGTCCTCTCCGGTGGTGAGCGGAACCGTCTCAACCTGGCGCTGACGCTCAAGCAGGGCGGCAACCTCCTCCTCCTCGACGAGCCGACGAACGACCTCGACGTCGAGACGCTCGGCAGCCTCGAGAACGCGCTGCTCGAGTACCCGGGCTGCGCCGTGGTGATCACCCACGACCGGTGGTTCCTCGACCGCATCGCCACGCACATCCTCGCGTGGGAGGGCCTGAACGAGGACGGCACACCGAACTGGTACTGGTTCGAGGGCAACTTCGAGGCGTACGAGGAGAACAAGATCGAGCGCCTCGGCGCCGACGCCGCGAAGCCCGGTCGCGCGACGTACCGCAAGCTCACCCGCGACTGA
- the msrA gene encoding peptide-methionine (S)-S-oxide reductase MsrA, whose amino-acid sequence MTTFVLAGGCFWCLDAVYRTLQGVQDVVSGYVGGTTDGPTYEAVCTGTTGHAEAVAVTFDESVLPADVVLDVFFTLHDPRQLNRQGADVGTQYRSAMFPADDGQRALFERAVERASDVWDGGVVTTIEPLTTFHRAEEYHQDFFAKNPGQGYCLAVALPKVNKVRKAYSQYILAS is encoded by the coding sequence ATGACGACCTTCGTGCTCGCTGGTGGATGCTTCTGGTGCCTCGATGCGGTGTACCGCACGCTCCAGGGCGTGCAGGACGTCGTGTCCGGGTACGTCGGAGGGACGACCGACGGCCCGACCTACGAAGCCGTCTGCACGGGCACGACCGGTCACGCCGAGGCCGTCGCGGTCACCTTCGACGAGTCGGTGCTGCCGGCCGACGTGGTGCTCGACGTCTTCTTCACGCTGCACGACCCGCGCCAGCTGAACCGCCAGGGGGCCGATGTCGGCACGCAGTACCGCTCGGCGATGTTCCCCGCGGACGACGGACAGCGTGCGCTGTTCGAGCGCGCGGTCGAACGCGCCTCGGATGTCTGGGACGGCGGTGTCGTGACGACCATCGAGCCGCTCACGACGTTCCACCGGGCGGAGGAGTACCACCAGGACTTCTTCGCGAAGAACCCCGGTCAGGGCTACTGCCTCGCGGTGGCGCTGCCGAAGGTGAACAAGGTCCGCAAGGCCTACAGTCAGTACATCCTGGCGTCCTAG
- a CDS encoding thioesterase family protein: MRWSDIDAYGHVNNSAMLRLLEEARIVGFWGADPDEVGADGSIPEPIIDGRPGSGTMTVIAAQRLEYLASIPYFRQPLDIRMWIGRIGGASIDVSYEVWTPVGHEPAELYTRATTALVMVDAETNRPRRLTEAERAACEPYIQDPVRFSRP; encoded by the coding sequence ATGCGGTGGAGCGACATCGACGCGTACGGGCACGTCAACAACTCCGCGATGCTGCGTCTCCTCGAGGAGGCGCGCATCGTGGGGTTCTGGGGTGCCGACCCGGACGAGGTCGGTGCGGACGGCTCGATCCCCGAGCCGATCATCGACGGCCGACCGGGTTCGGGCACGATGACCGTGATCGCGGCGCAGCGGCTCGAGTACCTCGCGTCGATCCCGTACTTCCGCCAGCCGCTCGACATCCGGATGTGGATCGGCCGGATCGGTGGCGCGAGCATCGACGTGTCGTACGAGGTGTGGACCCCGGTCGGTCACGAGCCCGCCGAGCTCTACACCCGTGCGACGACGGCCCTCGTGATGGTCGACGCCGAGACGAACCGGCCGCGGCGCCTGACCGAGGCCGAGCGTGCGGCCTGCGAACCGTACATCCAGGACCCGGTGCGGTTCTCCCGCCCCTGA
- a CDS encoding NAD-dependent epimerase/dehydratase family protein: protein MHVFLTGASGYIGSSVLRALIAHGHEVTAIVRSDEKAQRVRDAGGHAIVGDVTDTDVVERLAHESGGVVHTASAEDVDPGFTATVLRAFEGTPKPFVHTGGIFTFGNSTDISEQSPIDPPSLTAWRVANEAAVRSSSAHTTIVAPGIVYGRGAGIPAMFVGDGEHEVRLVGDGSQRWTTVHIDDLGELYVLALHRAEQDGYVVAATGDNPTLREIAEAGAHGSPVVAERVDESRSRLGDAFADALLLHQEASGAHARAAFGWNPTRPSLVEDMADGSYVR from the coding sequence ATGCACGTCTTCCTCACCGGCGCCTCCGGCTACATCGGTTCCTCCGTCCTCCGTGCCCTCATCGCCCACGGGCACGAGGTCACCGCGATCGTCCGCTCCGACGAGAAGGCCCAGCGGGTCCGTGACGCCGGCGGCCACGCGATCGTCGGGGACGTCACGGACACGGACGTCGTCGAGCGACTCGCGCACGAGAGCGGCGGCGTCGTGCACACCGCCTCGGCCGAGGACGTCGACCCCGGGTTCACCGCCACGGTCCTCCGCGCGTTCGAGGGCACCCCGAAGCCGTTCGTGCACACCGGCGGGATCTTCACCTTCGGCAACTCGACGGATATCTCCGAGCAGTCGCCGATCGACCCGCCCTCGCTGACCGCCTGGCGCGTCGCGAACGAGGCCGCCGTCCGGTCGAGCTCGGCGCACACGACCATCGTCGCCCCCGGCATCGTCTACGGCCGCGGTGCCGGCATCCCGGCGATGTTCGTCGGCGACGGCGAGCACGAGGTCCGACTCGTCGGCGACGGCTCGCAGCGGTGGACGACGGTGCACATCGACGACCTCGGCGAGCTGTACGTGCTGGCGCTCCACCGTGCCGAGCAGGACGGCTACGTCGTCGCCGCGACCGGGGACAACCCGACGCTGCGCGAGATCGCGGAGGCCGGAGCGCACGGGTCGCCGGTGGTCGCGGAGAGGGTCGACGAGTCCCGCAGCCGCCTCGGTGACGCCTTCGCGGACGCGCTGCTGCTCCACCAGGAGGCGTCCGGCGCGCACGCGCGCGCCGCGTTCGGGTGGAACCCGACTCGCCCCTCGCTCGTCGAGGACATGGCCGACGGGTCGTACGTGCGCTGA
- a CDS encoding mechanosensitive ion channel domain-containing protein gives MMLLAAGTDETSKWISNNFTEFVTVWRIPIVIVVTIVVAIIVRLLLRRTIKGVVDRVVLGVKKRQGTDDTQALIASPVQAARVVQRTRTLGSVLENLATVVVVIIALAVIIPQVLPNAAVGIVGGASLVAAGLAVGAQSIVKDLLSGVFMILEDQAGVGDVVDTGQATGVVENVGLRVMQIRDVNGILWFVPNGQILRVGNLSQGWSRVLVDITVPYDTDIDAVQDALLKAAVTMSQEPRWRQRIVEKPEIWGLQSITDAGMVFRLVVKTRASELDAVGRELRIRLKRSVDELGVTLPAMAMIMPAGWENATSINGLRTVRTQPTPAPTKSRKPKRNLLGQAIRTDDDTTDQK, from the coding sequence ATGATGTTGTTGGCTGCAGGGACCGACGAGACCTCGAAGTGGATCTCGAACAACTTCACCGAGTTCGTCACGGTGTGGCGCATCCCGATCGTCATCGTGGTGACGATCGTGGTCGCGATCATCGTCCGGCTGCTCCTCCGTCGGACGATCAAGGGCGTCGTGGACCGGGTCGTGCTCGGTGTGAAGAAGCGACAGGGAACGGACGACACCCAGGCCCTGATCGCCTCACCGGTGCAGGCCGCACGCGTCGTGCAGCGCACCCGCACGCTCGGGAGCGTGCTCGAGAACCTCGCGACCGTGGTCGTGGTGATCATCGCGCTCGCGGTCATCATCCCCCAGGTACTCCCGAACGCCGCCGTCGGCATCGTCGGTGGCGCCTCACTCGTGGCCGCCGGCCTGGCGGTCGGCGCGCAGAGCATCGTGAAGGACCTGCTGTCCGGCGTCTTCATGATCCTCGAGGACCAGGCGGGCGTCGGCGACGTCGTCGACACCGGGCAGGCCACCGGCGTCGTCGAGAACGTCGGACTCCGCGTGATGCAGATCCGCGACGTGAACGGCATCCTCTGGTTCGTGCCGAACGGCCAGATCCTCCGCGTCGGCAACCTCTCGCAGGGGTGGTCGCGCGTCCTCGTGGACATCACCGTCCCGTACGACACCGACATCGACGCCGTGCAGGATGCCCTCCTCAAGGCAGCGGTGACGATGTCGCAGGAGCCCCGCTGGCGGCAGCGCATCGTCGAGAAGCCGGAGATCTGGGGCCTGCAGTCGATCACCGACGCCGGCATGGTGTTCCGCCTGGTCGTCAAGACCCGCGCGTCCGAGCTCGACGCCGTCGGCCGCGAGCTCCGGATCCGGCTGAAGCGCTCGGTCGACGAGCTCGGGGTGACCCTGCCCGCGATGGCGATGATCATGCCCGCCGGCTGGGAGAACGCGACCTCGATCAACGGCCTCCGCACCGTCCGGACCCAGCCGACCCCCGCCCCGACGAAGTCACGGAAGCCGAAGCGCAACCTGCTCGGTCAGGCCATCCGCACCGACGACGACACGACCGACCAGAAGTGA
- a CDS encoding N-acetylneuraminate synthase family protein, which yields MTVTIGSSTIGAGHPAYLIGEIGLNHNGDVDIAKRLVDVAADAGLQAVKFQKRTPEISTPEHMKNTPRSTPWGDMTYLEYRYRVEFDREQYIEIGDHATLRGLDWFASPWDVPSVHFLEDLGVVAYKIASASVTDLELLEAVAATGKPVILSTGMSTLEQIDRAVATLGTARLVLMHATSTYPLPAEEANLRMIDTLANRYAGVPVGYSGHEPGLQISIAAVALGATAVERHITLDRTMWGSDHAASLEPHGLATLARDVRIIETALGDGIKRVFPGEEAPLAKLRRVVA from the coding sequence ATGACCGTCACCATCGGCTCGTCCACGATCGGCGCCGGCCACCCGGCCTACCTGATCGGGGAGATCGGCCTGAACCACAACGGCGACGTCGACATCGCGAAGCGCCTCGTCGACGTCGCGGCCGACGCCGGACTCCAGGCCGTGAAGTTCCAGAAGCGCACGCCGGAGATCTCCACGCCGGAGCACATGAAGAACACCCCGCGCAGCACGCCGTGGGGCGACATGACGTACCTCGAGTACCGCTACCGGGTCGAGTTCGACCGCGAGCAGTACATCGAGATCGGCGACCACGCCACGCTCCGCGGGCTCGACTGGTTCGCCTCTCCCTGGGACGTGCCCTCCGTGCACTTCCTCGAGGACCTCGGCGTCGTCGCGTACAAGATCGCCTCGGCGTCCGTGACCGACCTCGAGCTGCTCGAGGCCGTCGCCGCGACGGGGAAGCCCGTGATCCTGTCGACCGGCATGTCCACGCTGGAGCAGATCGACCGCGCGGTCGCGACGCTCGGGACCGCGCGGCTCGTCCTCATGCACGCGACGTCGACGTACCCGCTCCCGGCGGAGGAGGCGAACCTCCGCATGATCGACACCCTCGCGAACCGGTACGCGGGCGTCCCCGTCGGGTACTCCGGCCACGAGCCCGGACTGCAGATCTCGATCGCCGCGGTCGCCCTGGGTGCCACCGCGGTGGAGCGGCACATCACGCTCGACCGCACCATGTGGGGCTCCGACCACGCGGCCTCGCTCGAGCCGCACGGGCTCGCGACGCTGGCCCGTGACGTGCGGATCATCGAGACCGCGCTCGGCGACGGCATCAAGCGGGTGTTCCCGGGCGAGGAGGCCCCGCTCGCCAAGCTCCGTCGGGTGGTCGCGTGA
- a CDS encoding AAA family ATPase, with amino-acid sequence MLTADDALDPRPRRILVAGVSGVGKTTTARRIADVLGVPHTEIDALFHGPDWEPRATFVDDVDRFTSEPAWVTEWMYAPVRELLVERADTLVWVDLPTRVALWRLLRRTLRRRLRRLELWNGNVEPSLWTFFTDREHILRWGISTRNKFRERVPPLERSAPHLRIVHLRSQREVDVFVERLARPAV; translated from the coding sequence GTGCTCACTGCCGACGACGCCCTCGACCCCCGGCCGCGCCGGATCCTCGTCGCCGGGGTGTCCGGTGTCGGGAAGACGACCACCGCCCGTCGGATCGCGGACGTGCTCGGCGTGCCGCACACCGAGATCGACGCGCTGTTCCACGGGCCGGACTGGGAACCACGGGCGACCTTCGTCGACGACGTCGATCGCTTCACGAGCGAGCCGGCCTGGGTGACGGAGTGGATGTACGCCCCGGTGCGTGAACTGCTCGTGGAGCGCGCCGACACGCTCGTGTGGGTGGACCTGCCGACCCGAGTGGCGCTCTGGCGGCTGCTGCGACGGACCCTCCGGCGACGCCTGCGCCGCCTCGAGCTCTGGAACGGGAACGTCGAGCCGTCGCTGTGGACGTTCTTCACCGACCGCGAGCACATCCTGCGCTGGGGGATCTCGACCCGCAACAAGTTCCGGGAGCGGGTGCCGCCGCTCGAACGGTCCGCGCCGCACCTGCGCATCGTGCACCTCCGCTCGCAGCGGGAGGTCGACGTGTTCGTCGAGCGCCTGGCACGACCCGCGGTCTAG
- a CDS encoding DUF6716 putative glycosyltransferase encodes MTDVADSSTVALEARPASAVPTRRRRVVGLVDTDSFAKWGAHLLATAPAHWDLELLTVRTPRTASRAQLRSAFRGLDARLAHLASLPPEPTDLDVVVRRLREDPPDAVLVALIGPVAELVVDQVHRHVRDRPVLVTGLPGISYPAKWKGVFLRARADLFVLHSHREVRAYEDLARTGGLEPAFALATLPFARPAHTRGTRSGGATPVRDSVVFAAQPSVPSDRAERQRIVHWLTATAIAHPEWRVVVKIRATTGEQQTHREEHPYAELVPADAPANLVVESGPMAEHLARAVALVTVSSTAVLEAVAAGVPALTLTDFGVGPQLINEVFEGSGLPGDASDLIAGRFRTVRPEWLRDNHFHPPSDDDWAVRADDLMLQRDDGRLVDRPAARRSRGGALRRAWERKNALGRDDRSFLGSVALVVGTPVRRTKQVVRKVIRASRPGSPVGGREGLRDRDQQLVARRYAR; translated from the coding sequence GTGACGGACGTCGCGGACTCCTCGACGGTCGCCCTGGAGGCACGACCCGCCTCCGCCGTGCCGACCCGCCGCCGCCGCGTGGTCGGCCTGGTCGACACCGACTCCTTCGCGAAGTGGGGCGCCCACCTGCTGGCCACCGCCCCGGCACACTGGGACCTCGAACTCCTGACGGTGCGGACCCCACGGACCGCGAGCAGGGCACAGCTCCGCTCGGCCTTCCGGGGCCTCGACGCGCGTCTGGCGCACCTCGCCTCGCTGCCGCCGGAGCCGACCGACCTCGACGTGGTCGTGCGCCGTCTCCGCGAGGATCCGCCGGACGCCGTGCTCGTCGCGCTCATCGGCCCGGTCGCGGAGCTCGTGGTCGACCAGGTGCACCGGCACGTCCGCGACCGACCGGTCCTCGTGACCGGACTCCCGGGCATCTCCTACCCGGCGAAGTGGAAGGGCGTGTTCCTCCGGGCGCGCGCCGACCTGTTCGTCCTGCACAGCCACCGCGAGGTCCGTGCCTACGAGGACCTCGCCCGCACCGGCGGCCTCGAACCCGCGTTCGCACTCGCGACGCTGCCGTTCGCCCGGCCGGCGCACACCCGCGGCACCCGGTCGGGCGGAGCGACACCAGTGCGTGACTCGGTCGTGTTCGCGGCGCAACCGAGCGTGCCGAGCGACCGGGCCGAGCGGCAGCGGATCGTGCACTGGCTCACTGCGACGGCGATCGCCCACCCCGAGTGGCGGGTCGTCGTCAAGATCCGGGCGACGACGGGCGAACAGCAGACCCACCGCGAGGAGCACCCCTACGCGGAGCTCGTCCCCGCGGACGCCCCGGCGAACCTCGTGGTCGAATCGGGACCGATGGCCGAGCACCTCGCCCGTGCGGTGGCCCTCGTCACGGTGAGTTCGACGGCCGTCCTCGAGGCCGTGGCCGCCGGCGTCCCAGCACTGACGCTGACGGACTTCGGTGTCGGCCCGCAGCTCATCAACGAGGTCTTCGAGGGCAGCGGCCTGCCGGGGGACGCCTCCGACCTCATCGCCGGGCGGTTCCGGACGGTCCGGCCCGAGTGGCTCCGGGACAACCACTTCCACCCGCCGTCGGACGACGACTGGGCGGTGCGCGCCGATGACCTCATGCTGCAGCGGGACGACGGCAGACTGGTCGACCGACCGGCCGCGCGGCGCAGCCGGGGCGGGGCACTGCGCCGGGCCTGGGAGCGCAAGAACGCGCTCGGCCGCGACGACCGATCGTTCCTCGGCAGCGTCGCACTCGTCGTGGGGACGCCCGTGCGCCGGACGAAACAGGTCGTGCGGAAGGTGATCCGTGCCTCCAGGCCGGGTTCACCCGTCGGCGGGCGGGAGGGCCTTCGCGACCGCGACCAGCAGCTGGTCGCGCGTCGGTACGCCCGGTGA
- a CDS encoding acylneuraminate cytidylyltransferase family protein, protein MSSIGRVLAVVPARAGSKGVPGKNLRQVGGRSLVARAVDAALATPSIDTVVVSTDGPDIADEARAAGARVLHRPADLAGDTASSESALLHVLDVLEQIHDEVPEVLVFLQATSPFTDPADLDAAVHRVRSGAADVVFAAAPSHAFLWRVDADGRARAVNHDAAVRPHRQDRAAEFRETGSFYVLRVDGFREHGHRFFGRTELAVVDAATAVDVDDETDLTVAQALATALVPVPNGAP, encoded by the coding sequence ATGAGCTCCATCGGCCGCGTCCTCGCCGTCGTGCCCGCGCGCGCCGGCTCGAAGGGCGTCCCCGGCAAGAACCTCCGTCAGGTGGGCGGGCGGAGCCTCGTGGCGCGGGCGGTCGACGCCGCGCTGGCGACGCCCTCGATCGACACGGTCGTGGTCTCCACCGACGGACCCGACATCGCCGACGAGGCCCGAGCCGCGGGCGCCCGGGTGCTGCACCGACCGGCGGACCTCGCCGGGGACACGGCTTCGAGCGAATCGGCGCTGCTGCACGTGCTGGACGTCCTCGAGCAGATCCACGACGAGGTACCCGAGGTCCTCGTGTTCCTGCAGGCGACCTCGCCGTTCACCGACCCCGCCGACCTCGACGCGGCGGTGCACCGCGTGCGCAGCGGCGCCGCGGACGTCGTGTTCGCCGCGGCGCCGTCGCACGCCTTCCTCTGGCGCGTGGACGCCGACGGGCGGGCCCGCGCCGTGAACCACGACGCTGCGGTGCGCCCGCATCGGCAGGACCGCGCTGCGGAGTTCCGCGAGACCGGGTCCTTCTACGTCCTCCGCGTCGACGGGTTCCGGGAGCACGGGCACCGGTTCTTCGGCCGGACCGAACTCGCCGTCGTGGACGCCGCCACCGCCGTGGACGTCGACGACGAGACCGACCTCACCGTGGCCCAGGCACTCGCCACCGCGCTCGTCCCCGTACCGAACGGAGCACCATGA
- a CDS encoding methyltransferase, translated as MTNNTMTNSTTGDSTTSDAGTWVAVGPAGAVGSIHREPDGFHVELFGRRGTGSVFPSLDSAKSAVHSAMGPLADRPEFRAH; from the coding sequence ATGACGAACAACACGATGACGAACAGCACGACGGGTGACTCGACGACGAGTGACGCAGGCACCTGGGTGGCGGTGGGCCCGGCCGGCGCGGTCGGCAGCATCCACCGCGAGCCGGACGGCTTCCACGTGGAGCTGTTCGGGCGACGCGGTACCGGATCGGTGTTCCCGTCGCTGGACTCCGCCAAGAGCGCGGTCCACTCGGCGATGGGTCCGCTCGCGGACCGTCCGGAGTTCCGCGCGCACTGA